TTATGGTTTAGTTAAGTTACCAATATCTTATGCTCAAGCTATATATATTCATGAAAGTCTTGCAATAGTTACTGGTATATTAAGTATAATCTTATTAATAATTTCTATAAAACAGAACGCTATTGTTAAATTCTTATCAACAATTAATTTAGCATTTATAGGCATAGCTGGACTTTCTGGATATTATTTCGTTAATGGAAAAGGATTAATATTTCTATTTTCAATGGAAACTTTCTTCATACTATCTACAATTACAACGTCGCTAGTATTAGGGTTAAGTGCAGCTTCATTATCTAAATCGGCTACATAACTATGCCTAAGTATAACTTCCGTTACCGTTGTCAACGTTTCCGATAGACCGTAAAGTTTATGTCATTTAATATCATTCAACATTCCTAGCTCTACTCACGAAAGTTTATAAGATTTGTAGTTATAAATTATGATGTAGAAGAGGGCCCTACAATGAACTCTATGAGCAATGTGATGGGTTCAATGAGGCTCCCCATGTCGTGGCTGGGAGTCCATACTCCCTAACCTAGGCGTGGGGAGCTGGACAAGGGGTATGAGGACGAGGGGTTGAATACAAATTCATAAAACCTCAATGAAAGTCCGACCCCTAAAGAGGAGAACACGTTATCTCATCCCAATTTCTTATTAATATTACTCATGAATTGCCTTTTTGATCAACTTGGATAATGTCTCGTGGTGGAGATGTAAGTATAATAGAAAGTCTTATTAGTCTGATTAATCAGAAAAATCTTATGGAGAGGATTATAAGGATAGGTAAGAGAAATGCGATTTACATTCCTAAAGAGATTGCTAATAGTCTTAACTTAAAAGAGGGTGATAGATTAGTTATAGTTGTAAAGGATGATAAGATAGAACTAATACCGGTTAGGAAACCTTCAAAGTATTGGGCTGAAATAAGCCCAGAAGAGGTAGAGGAGGTTGGAGAAGAGATTAGCAGATCTCTCGGAGTTAATAGTTGATACTAGTTTTTTATTACCTTTAGTAGGGATTAAGGTAAAAGGTATAAAGAATAGTTTATTAGAAGGAAAGGCAATATACTATCCTAACCTACTGCTAACCGAACTTTTAGCGGTAATATTTAAGGAGGCTAAGAAGTTAAAATTAAGCAAAGTACCGGAAGAGGCTATGAAAGGGTTAATTTACGTTCTGAGTAACGTTAAACTAATTCCTATTGAAGAACTTGAAATAGAGACGATATATGAAATCCTAAATAAGGGCTGGAACGATATATTTGATGCGATATTATACACTGCCTATAAAAGTACTAAAATTCCGCTGATTACGATGGATAAATCCTTTTATAATTTCTTGAAAGAAAATGGAATGGACATTAAAGGGATCATATTACTTTAATGCAAAACTAAATGAGCTAAGGGGTATGATTAATTACGGAGAGTGTGACGTTCAGTAATAAACCTAGGTAGGAGGGAGTGTAGTTATTAATCTACAAGTGAGTAAGTGAGTTTATAAGGGCATAAGTAACGTTAATACTATCATAACGGATTAATTTGTAGCTTAATATAGATACTTTACAACTTAGATAACCTCACGTCATTTCTTTATATTCTATGATAAAGCAGTGCCTTAGTAAAGAGTAGTTCCCCTTGTGAACAAAGTTTATAACACTCTGGTAAAATAGGTAATATAGGTGAATTGGGTGACTTTGGTTATAAAAAAGATTGATGAAAAGAAGTTAAGGGAGTTTAAGGCTGAAGCTATAAGGAGGGGCTTAACACTTTCAGAGGCTATAAGTCAGGCTATTGACTTATGGTTAAATAAGGTAAGGAGTGAAGACGATGAGGACGTTGAGAAGGAGAGGGAGTTAAACAATAAGGTCTTTGAGGAGTTAAAAGATAACCTCCCCAAGGACAAGTATATCGTAATTGCTAACGGGAAGTTAATAGGGACATTTGACTCCTTAAAAGAAGTTTCAGATGTGTTAAAAGGTTTGAAAGTCAAACACGCTATAGTCGTTAATATGAATAAGGACTCCCAACGTGAGGGAGAATGGTTGAGCGGAAGTATGTTCCAGTGAGGTGTTTTAAAGGGGACAAACCATCCATTACCGTAACTTTGACAAATGTTATGGGTGAAAGTATAGAACTAACCCTCAGAGTAGACACGGGTTTCGACGGAAGTGTATTACTCGATAAGGAGATGTATAGGAAGTTCATAGTGGGCGAGTTACCAGAATCTATGTGGAGGAGATTTAAGACTTTAAATGGCTATTTAGTAATGAGGACTGCCAAGGCTGTTCTGATGATCGAGGACAAACAGTTAGAAACTTTGGTCTTAACGCCTAATGACTTTGAAGGGAAAAATTTGATAGGGTTAGAGGTACTTAAGGAATTAGCAATTATGTTCAAGGAAGGGAAGGCAACGTGCATAATGAAAGCTGAATAAAATTCCCTTCATTTACTGCCTTCATAAATGTTAGTGCTTTCTGCTAAGAGAACAGCAGTCCCTTCTCTTTCCTTTTCATATTACTTACCCTCTTCTTTGTCCACTATGAGTACATCCTTAAGAGTACGAAGAGTACTGTTTGAAGTATAAACTGGTAAAATGAAAATTGATTTACACATTCCTTTAATGGCCTCTGTGAGTAGTTTATACATATGAGAATAGAAGATAGGGATGAAAAGGGAGAAGGATATTTGGTAATTAAGAGTAAGGAAGATTTGGAGGAGTTCTGGAAACTTGTTATGAAGAAAGTTGAGGAAAAGGTTAAGGCTCGTAAACTTTCGCGGGAAAGTAGAGCTATCTATTGAAGATAACAAAATTGTTATAACGCTTGTTAAAAAGAAGGAAAACTGTGAAGGGATTTTTAGACTGAATTGGGTTCGAAAGATGTAGACAAAATTTTAAAAGAGGCCTTAGAGGAGATGAGTAAGAAGCGGTTAAAAGATTTTTTGACGTGTTCGTTCATCATCTAAACAGCACACCCTAATTTCGTAGATAGAGCTACCTACCCTTTTCGTCAACCTTTACTAAGTACTTCATGTGTACCACTAGATTTCCACATAATAAAATAAAAGTTTTATTTAAGGCGGGCAGTTAAGTGTTTACTTGTGGCGTAACTTACTTCTTTAATTACTTCTAATTCCGCCACGGGTACTCCTATATTTGCACTTATTATTAACTAATAACTTCATATTAATAGGCATGAAACCTGTTGGTTTTATCTCCAATCAAATAACTTCAGCTTTAGTAGATGGTTCATCTATAATATGGTTTCCAGTACCTAAATTTGATTCAAGCTCTGTGTTTACTAAGTTACTTGATGAAAATGGTGGGGAGTTTTCTATTTTTCCGCAAAAGGGAAAATTGTTAGGTATTAGCCAAGAATATGTATATCCTTTAGTTTTAAGAACAGTAATAATCACGGAAAACGGTAAGATAACTATAGATGATCTAATACCCTTAGGGGAAACTGTGATAATAAGGAAAATTGAAGCTGAAGTTCCATTTAGTGTAGTCTTTAAACCTATGTTTAACTACGCTCTTTATAGGCCAGTGGTAGAAGAAAACAGATTCTTAAATCCTAAGGGTAGGGATTGCATAGCATTCATTTATGACTATAATGGTTCGGTTAAAAGGGTAAATCAATATACGTGGGAGTTCAGCCAGGGTCACGGATATTTAGCTGCAAATTACTCTTCAGATAAGAGGCATGGTGCGGTTAGTGAAAGGGGAAAAATTCTAGAATTAGATTATAAAAGATCGTTTGAAAATACGATAAAGTATTGGAAAAGCTTAGATATAAAGGATGTTAAAATGTTTAATGATTTATATAGAACTTCTATATTTACGCTTTTGGGTTCCATTTATTCTCCTTCTGGAGGTGTAATAGCAGCTCCTACAACGTCACTTCCTGAAGTAGAGGGAGGTAAAAGGAATTGGGATTACAGATTCGTTTGGATTAGAGATTCCTCAATAATAGCTGAAGCTTTATTAGAAGCGGGGTATATTGTTGAAGCAAGAAGGATTATAAATTTCCTATTATCATTAATAAATTTCTCTTCAAAGCCATTTTACTATCCGCTATATACAGTTGAGGGAACTATTCCTCCACCTGAACGAGAGATAAAATGGTTATCTGGTTATAAAAATTCTAAACCGGTTAGAATAGGCAACGGAGCATCTACGCAGATTCAATTGGATATTGAAGGATTCTTTTTATCAGCAGTTTATAAGTATATAGAAATTACAAATGATTTAGTATTTCTAAGGGATATCTTCAATAAAATAAAATATATAGCAGACTGGATATCTAAGAACTGGATATTAAAGGACTCTGGAATATGGGAAGATAGAGGAGAACCTAAACATTATACACACTCTAAAATTATGATGTGGATCGCATTGGATAAAGCTGGGAAATTATCAAAATTATTAGGAAATAATGACGAATGGGAAGAAAGTAAGAACAGGTTAAGGGAATGGATCTATGCTAACTGTATTAAAAACGGATATTTCACTAGATATGCGGGCTCAGAAGATGTAGACTCAGCACTTCTCTCAGCTCCGATTTATGGATTTATTAAAGCTGATGATGAAATATTCTTAAATACACTTAATAAAATAGAAGAGGACTTATTAACTGATGTATTCGTTAAAAGATATAGAACTGATTTTATGGGTGAGGCTAAACATCCATTTCTGCTTACTTCTGTTTGGTTAGCTAGGGTTTATATAATGTTAGATAAAATAGATAAGGCAGAGGAAATACTTAACAAAATTAACGAACTATCTGGTAATTTACACTTAGTTGGAGAGCATGTTGACGTAGAAAAGGGAGAATTTACAGGAAATTTTCCTCAAAATTTCGTTCACGCACAATTAATTATGGCAATTCACGATCTTTTAAGGAAGAAGTTTAACAGTTTATGAATTGCTTTTTATGAGAATTTCTTAATCTGCTAGTTTGAGGAATATTTAATAATCAAGATGATAATTTATAAGTAGTGATTAAGCCAGAACTATGTATAAGATGTAGAGGAGCTAAGTATTTATGTGGACTCTCTTATTGTCCTATCTTAGTTAAATCTAAGGTGGTTAGAGTTCACAATAAAGAAATTTATGGTTCCTCACCTCCTACGATATTCGTTGGTAGGTCAAATTATCCTAAAATCACGGTATATCCTTCAGCTCCTCCAATAGTCGGTGATACTGGTAAATTCGAGGATCCTAAATATTGGCTAATTTCAGACTTAAATGAATTCCTAACTATGAGACTTTCTTTAATAAGGGGAGGTGTTAGATATGATATAAATTCTGCTAAAAATCCTGACAAGGTGCTTTTAGATATCCAGCTCATGAGCCTATCAGCTAGACCCGTAGATGTAGAACTTAAATTAGTAAAACCCCCCTCTGGTGGGATTTTAGATGATAATACCCCACCCTTAGGTCCTTCAGCTCCGTTAGAGAAACTAAACGTTACTACCTCACCTTCACCCTTAAGAGTTACTGAAAAGGTTTACAGCGATACCGATATGAAAGCCGTAGAAGGTATATTAAGGCTATATAAAGCTGGATTAGATGTGGAAAAAATATCGAGAATACTAAGTGTTGGTGCTTTAGGTCATTTTAGAAAATTAGTACCCACTAGGTGGAGTATTACAGCTGTGGATAAAAGTATTTCAGATTTCCTAATAGAGAAAATAAAAACTTATGACACTATAGATAAGGTAGAAATTTATTTTAGAAAATTTCAAAGAAATTTATTTGTAGCAATACTAATACCTAAGGAATGGAGTTTTGAATGGGGTGAGGCATGGTTTCCTGGAAGTACCTGGAATAAATGGGGAAATTACGTTGACGTAGAAGTCGATAATGAGGGATATTTTGGAAGAACTGACTACCCAGAAATAGGAGGTTGTTATTATGCATCAAGACTAGGCGTAACAGAGTTCTTAGAATCCAGAAGAAAACAGGCTACAGCAATATTATGGAGGGAAATATATGAAGGATTTAATTTACCAATAGGGGTCTGGTTTGTAAGGGAGAACATTAGACAATTATTCAAAGAAAAACCCATAATATTCGAAGATTTAAGCTCTGCATTAAATTTCGTTAAAAAATTACTGAGAATAGACTTAAAATTATGGTTAAGAAAATCTATACTCTCTTATAATACTATTGATAAGTGGTTAAAGTGATAATAAGATATATAAAGGTGAAGAGCGCATTAAGTAAATCTAACTTAAAAGAACTAGATTATAGTTTAAATCCTTATTTAGGTTGTACGTATGCGTGCACCTATTGTTATGCTCCTAATTTCACCCCCAATAAGGAAGCTTCAGAAAATTGGGGAAAGGTTATAGTAGTTAAGGAAAACATATTGGAAATTCTAAGAAGGGAAGTTAAAGTGGTTAAGAAAGGAGTTGTAGGAGTATCCACAATCACAGACCCCTATCAGCCTATTGAGGCAATTAAGAAATTAACTAAGGAGAGTCTAAGAGTACTTCTGGAAAGTAGCTTTAGAGTGTCGATCCAAACAAAATCTCCCCTAATATTAAGGGATTTAGATCTACTGGAAAAGTATAAGAGTAAGGTAGATGTAGGATTTACTATCACAAGTTTAGATAATTACTCTGAGTTAGAACCCTATGCACCACCACCTAAAGCGAGAATAAAAGCTATAAGGAAAATAAGTGAGAGGGGTATTGAGAGTTGGATATTTATAGGTCCTATAATTCGAGGATATAATGACTACGAAATAGAGAAAATAATTGAGGAGATTTCAGATATAAAGGTAAGAGTAATATACGATAGTTTTCATTATTATAAGGGTCTTAAATATAAGGAAGGTACAAGTGACTGGTGGATAAAAATTAAAGAAAAGATAACGAATTTATGTAAAAAATATAACCTAGAATGCCATGAGGAAAGAGAAGATTGGGTTTATGAGAAGAAAAAGCTTTTTAAAACATTTTAATGAAAAATTTTAAAACATTTTATATGAAAATTATTAAAGTAAAAAACATAAAATGAGTTAAGAGGGCTATTCATCCCCATCTCACGGAGGCAAGACTTTCCACCCCTTAACTTGTTTTGTAAA
The genomic region above belongs to Saccharolobus caldissimus and contains:
- a CDS encoding AbrB/MazE/SpoVT family DNA-binding domain-containing protein, which encodes MERIIRIGKRNAIYIPKEIANSLNLKEGDRLVIVVKDDKIELIPVRKPSKYWAEISPEEVEEVGEEISRSLGVNS
- a CDS encoding PIN domain-containing protein, which produces MEKRLADLSELIVDTSFLLPLVGIKVKGIKNSLLEGKAIYYPNLLLTELLAVIFKEAKKLKLSKVPEEAMKGLIYVLSNVKLIPIEELEIETIYEILNKGWNDIFDAILYTAYKSTKIPLITMDKSFYNFLKENGMDIKGIILL
- the treH1 gene encoding alpha,alpha-trehalase TreH1, giving the protein MKPVGFISNQITSALVDGSSIIWFPVPKFDSSSVFTKLLDENGGEFSIFPQKGKLLGISQEYVYPLVLRTVIITENGKITIDDLIPLGETVIIRKIEAEVPFSVVFKPMFNYALYRPVVEENRFLNPKGRDCIAFIYDYNGSVKRVNQYTWEFSQGHGYLAANYSSDKRHGAVSERGKILELDYKRSFENTIKYWKSLDIKDVKMFNDLYRTSIFTLLGSIYSPSGGVIAAPTTSLPEVEGGKRNWDYRFVWIRDSSIIAEALLEAGYIVEARRIINFLLSLINFSSKPFYYPLYTVEGTIPPPEREIKWLSGYKNSKPVRIGNGASTQIQLDIEGFFLSAVYKYIEITNDLVFLRDIFNKIKYIADWISKNWILKDSGIWEDRGEPKHYTHSKIMMWIALDKAGKLSKLLGNNDEWEESKNRLREWIYANCIKNGYFTRYAGSEDVDSALLSAPIYGFIKADDEIFLNTLNKIEEDLLTDVFVKRYRTDFMGEAKHPFLLTSVWLARVYIMLDKIDKAEEILNKINELSGNLHLVGEHVDVEKGEFTGNFPQNFVHAQLIMAIHDLLRKKFNSL
- a CDS encoding Nre family DNA repair protein translates to MIKPELCIRCRGAKYLCGLSYCPILVKSKVVRVHNKEIYGSSPPTIFVGRSNYPKITVYPSAPPIVGDTGKFEDPKYWLISDLNEFLTMRLSLIRGGVRYDINSAKNPDKVLLDIQLMSLSARPVDVELKLVKPPSGGILDDNTPPLGPSAPLEKLNVTTSPSPLRVTEKVYSDTDMKAVEGILRLYKAGLDVEKISRILSVGALGHFRKLVPTRWSITAVDKSISDFLIEKIKTYDTIDKVEIYFRKFQRNLFVAILIPKEWSFEWGEAWFPGSTWNKWGNYVDVEVDNEGYFGRTDYPEIGGCYYASRLGVTEFLESRRKQATAILWREIYEGFNLPIGVWFVRENIRQLFKEKPIIFEDLSSALNFVKKLLRIDLKLWLRKSILSYNTIDKWLK
- a CDS encoding SPL family radical SAM protein, which gives rise to MIIRYIKVKSALSKSNLKELDYSLNPYLGCTYACTYCYAPNFTPNKEASENWGKVIVVKENILEILRREVKVVKKGVVGVSTITDPYQPIEAIKKLTKESLRVLLESSFRVSIQTKSPLILRDLDLLEKYKSKVDVGFTITSLDNYSELEPYAPPPKARIKAIRKISERGIESWIFIGPIIRGYNDYEIEKIIEEISDIKVRVIYDSFHYYKGLKYKEGTSDWWIKIKEKITNLCKKYNLECHEEREDWVYEKKKLFKTF